The window TGGCCGTCCAGGCCGGGCTTGCCGATCAGGACACGTGGTCGTCGTTCGCTCATGGTTTATTCTCCTCTCGCCTCACCACACCAGCGGCGGATAGCTGGGGGCGAAGTTGTGTTTCAGCAGCAGCGCCGACCCGGCTGCGTCGGCCGCCGGGCCAATCGCCGGGTCGCGGAACAGCCAGGCGATCTCCTCGACGCACAATCGCCCCTTGGCCGTCAGGCGCAGTCGGTCGGCTTCAACCGTGATCAACTCCAGCGCCGCCAGACGTTCCATCGTCGGGGCAAACGCGGCCAGCGGAGTCGTATTATAGGCGGTTCGGAAGAGGCTACCATCAATATAGGGATCATTCTTGAGGGCGAACATCACGTCGCGGCGCAAGGCGGTGGCGTCGTCCAGCCGGTGACCGCGCCACAGGGGGGAGACGCCCCCGGCCACGCGCCGCCCATACTCGGCCAGGTCGAAGACGTTGCACACCTGCGCGCCGCTGTAGTAGCCATAGGCCCCCGGCCCCACCGGCAACGTCGCCGCGGCCGAGGGCAAGCGCGCCGGCCGAAAAGTCGCCGGATCGCCCACGTCACGCGCCCAGAAATCGTTGGGCAGTTCGTGGTAGCCGGCCTCTTGCAGCGCCAGTTGGGCCATCAGGTGTTGGGTCTGGCTATGGCGATGATCGGGCAGGGCCACCCGGCCGCGCCGCACGCGCTCATATAGCCCCGTGCCCCGGTCGACGAACAGAAAGTAGGTGGAGATTGAATCTGGCGCGGCGGCAAGGGCATCGTTGAGCGTCACTTCCCAATCGTCCAGCGATAGTTCCGGCAAGCCGTACATCAGGTCGAGATTGACCAGAAAGCCCTCGGCCCGCAGCAAGGCCAGCGCCGCGCCCAGGAAGCCGGTCGTGTGGCGGCGGTTGCTGTCGCGCAGCACGGCCTCGTCCGACGCCTGATAGCCGACACTGACCCGACCGATGCCGTGGCGCTTCAGGATGGTCAGGAAGCGGACGGCGTTGGCCTCGTCGGCGAAGAATTCGGGGTGCAATTCCAGCGTGCCCACCGCCGCCGGGTTCAGATAGCGCCGCTCGGCCAGATGGCCCAGAAAGTTCTCCAGCGCGGCGGGCGGGATGAGGCTGGGCGTGCCGCCGCCGATGTAGAGGTAGGTAATGTCCAGCGTCGTATGGCGGGCGTGGCAGTCGAACTCGGCCCGCGCCTGCTCCAGATAGCGCCCCACGGCCGCCCGCCGCCCCAGTCCCACGGCCACCAGATAGTAGCTGCAAAAATCGCACACGCCGGAGCAGAACGGCACGTGGACGTAGGCGCTGTTGACCGTGGCCGGATAGGGCGGCGCGTCGTCCGGGCCAAGCGGCCGCAGTTCGGGCAGCGCCGGGTAGACGCTGAGATAGTAGTAGTCGAGGCTGTTGCGTTGCAGTGCCCGCGGCAGTTCGTCGAGCCGGTAGGCGTCATACAGGCGGGCCGCCTCGGCCACCAGGGGGGAATCAACCATGGCGGGATTGTGACCGCAATCACGATGCGGGGCAACCGGGAAGAGATGGAACGCGGATGACACGGATTTAACGGATTTGCGCGGATCGGATCAATTTCTTATCCGCGAAAATCCGCCCCATCCGTGTCATCCGTGTTCTATATCTTCGCCAATCTCCTTTATCCTCGCTATAGTTGGCCCCCACTGGATTTCACATCGATTGAGGAGAAAAGGATTATGTCTCGGGGCATCAAAGCGCTGCTAATTATTTTGGGAGTCGTGGGCGTTCTGGCCCTCATCATCACCGGGGTTTGGCTGTGGTTCACCCGCCAGGCCCACCCCAAGACCGAGGGCGAGATACGCCTGGCCGGGCTGCTGGAGCCGGTGGAGATCGTGCGCGACGTGAACGGCGTGGCCCACATCTACGCCAACAATACCGAGGACTTGTTCTTCGCCGAGGGCTACACCCACGCCCAGGAGCGCTTCTGGCAGATGGAGTTCCAGCGACGCACGGCCGCCGGCCGCCTGTCGGAGCTCTTCGGCGAGACGACGCTGGAGACCGATCGCTACCTGCGCCACTTCGGCTTCCGCCAATCGAGCGAAGGGGCCTATGCCCTGCTCGACGCCGAGACGAAAAAGGCCATCGACGCCTATGCCCGTGGCGTCAACGCCTACATCGCCGACCGCCGCCCGGCGCAACTGGGGCTGGAGTTCGCCATCCTCGGCCTGCAGGGGACGGAGTGGGAGATCGAACCGTGGACGCCCATCGACTCGTTGAGCTGGGGCTACATGATGATTTTCGACCAGGGCGGCAGTCCGAGCGAAGATATGTCGATCGCCAACATGATCGGAGCGCTGGGCAGCGAACGGTTCAATGACCTGTTTCCCGCCTTCCGCGACAACCGGCCGACGATCATCGAGTCGTCCGAACTGGGCTACCTGGGCCAAAGCGACACCACGCCGCTGAGCCGTCTGAACGACGCCGAACTGAGCTACCTGCTTGACCTCAGTCGGGCCGTGGCCGCCGGCGCGGGCGACCTGCCGCCGCTGCTGGCCCAGACCATGACGCCCTACGGCGCGGGTTCCAACAGCTATGCCATCTCCGGCGAGCGCACGGCCACCGGCGGAGCCATCCTGGCCAACGACCCCCACATGGGCGTGATGATGCCCGCGCTGTGGTATCAGGTGGGCATGCACTGCCGCACCAAGAGCGACGCCTGCCCCTATGAATTTCGTGGCTACTCGCTGCCCGGCGTGCCCGGCATCCTCATCGGCCACAACGACCGCATCGCCTGGGGCCTGACCAACGCCGCTTTCGACGCCGAGGATGTGTTCATCGAGCGCATCAACCCCGACAATCCCAACCAGTATGAAGTCAACGGCGAATGGGTGGACATGGAGATTCGCCGCGAGGAGATCGCCGTCCAGGGCTGGGACAAGCCGGACGTCATCTTCGTGCGCCAGACGCGCAACGGCGTGGTGGCTTCCGATTCGCTGGTCAATGCCTCGCGCTTCGGGGCCGACGACGAGGGCACGCAACCCTACGCCCTCACCTATGCCTGGACGGGGCTGGAGCCGGTGCAGACCGTCCGCGCCGTGCAACTGATCATCCGCTCGCAGAACTGGGACGACTTCCTGGCCGCGGCCGAATTCTTCGAGGCGGGCAAGCAGAACCTGCTCTACGCCGACGTGGACGGCAACATCGGCTACGTCATGCCCGGCAAAGTGCCCGTGCGCGCCGGCGGTGACGGCACGATCCCCGTTCCCGGCTGGAACGACGAGTTCATCTGGACCGGCTTCATCCCCTATGAGGACGCCCCGCGCGTCTTCAATCCGGCCCAGGGCTTCATCGTCACCGCCAACAACCCCCAGGTGCGGGCCGAGGATTACCCCCACTTCCTGGGCCTCAGTCAGGATCGCGGCCAGCGGGCGCAGCGGATCACCGAGCTGATCCTGGCCGATACGGACCTGATCAATCTGCAAGACGTGCAGGCCATCCAGACCGACAATGGCAGTATCTCGGCCCTGGAAGTGATCCCCTACCTGCGCCAGTTGACCATCGACGACCCGGCCGTGGCCGCCGCCCGCGACCGGCTGGTGGGCTGGAGCGGCCAGATGCACCGCGACAGCGCCGAGGCCGCCCTCTACAACATCTTCTGGGTGCGGCTCATCAACAACACCTATAACGACGAACTGCTGCCCGACTACTACCCCGACGGCAAGGACAACACGGCCGATTCGATGTACCACATCCTGCAAGACCCGCAAATAGGGTGGTGGGACGACGTGCGCACGGCCGACATCACCGAGACCCGCGACGACATCCTGCTCCGTAGCCTGACCGAAGCCCATGCCGAGGGCATCACCACGCTGGGCGAGGACATGGACGCCTGGAAGTGGGGCGACCTGCACACGATCACCTTCCGCAACGCCACGCTGGGCAGTTCGGGCATCGGCTTCATCGAGAACATCTTCAACCGCGGCCCCCTGCCCACCAGCGGCAGCGAATCCGTGCCGCAGAAGACGTGCTGGAACGCCAACAACGGCTTCGCGGTGACGTGCATCCCGGCGATGCGGCAGATCATCGACCTGGGCAATCTGGACAATTCGCTGATGATCCACAGCGTGGGCCAGAGCGGCCACCCGATGCACCCACACTACGACGACCTGATCGAAACGTGGCGCAATCTGCAATACAACCCGTCCAACTGGTCGCGCGAGGCGGCCGAGGGCGGCGAGCACGAATTGCTGGTGCTGGAACCGTCTGGGGGATAAGAGGAAGAATGGCTACGGATTTGCACGGATGAAACGGATTTTCTGTTCTTTATCCGTTTCATCCGTCCTCATCCGTAGCCATTCTCCCTCTTCCGGCCGCCAACAGACCAACGCCCAACCCGGCCAGCCCGCCCACGCCGGCCCAGAGGGGCAGTTGCCGCCACAGCCAGGCTACTTCCTGAGCCGTATATTCGGGGCCGTGGGCGTGAAGGCCGGTCTTGAGGGCCATCAGAAAAAGCATCAGCAGCCCCAACCCGCCGCCCAGAGCCGCCCCCAAACCGGCCGCCGCTGCTATCCCGCGTCCGGCCGTCACTCTCTGCCCGCCCCAGCGCTTTATGATGATGTAAATACCGCCCACGGCCAATAACCCGGCCGCCAATAGGCCGTCCTGCGTCAGGCTGCCTTCCAGCGCCATCCAGACAACGGCATAGAGGCCAACCGCGCCTATCGCGAGTTTGAGATAGGGGATGGAGTGGGGGATCTTCATGGTGACTGGGAGGACGCCGGATCATGTAGGGCGGGATGGTATCCCGCCCGCTTCAAACCTCAACAAAAGAGGGCGGGATACCATCCCACCCTACAAGTTACGGCGCCGGCGTGGCCGTCGGCAACAGGTAATACCCCTTGGGGATCTCCTGCTGGTAAGGGGCGACGGCTGGGGGCGTGTCGGGCGTAAAGATGACCTCGGTGAAGCCCAGGCCCGACAGGAAGTTCCGCATATAGGTCTGCGCGTTGTTATTGGCGCGGGTCAGGATATCGCTGCTCTGGGCCGCCTCGCGAATCGACGCCTCGGCCGCCTGGCGCACCTGGGTCTCCAGTTCCGGGTCGGCCTGGGTCAGCAGCCCCGTGTCGCGGTCGGCCACAAAGGAGCGGTCGTTGTCCAGCACGGGGATGTCGGCGAAGATCTCGGCCGGCGGCAGATGAACCATCACCGTGTCGGGGTCAACGACGACCATGTCGGCCGCCACCATGCGGCTGAAATCCACCCCGGCATACACCTTGCCGTAGGCGATGAAGACCATCGACTCGCCCAGCAGCATGCCCAGCAGGCCATCCTGCTCGGCATCGGCGGTGACAACCTTCTCCATCTCGTAGGAAGCCGTCTCCAGCCGCGACAGGTCGTTGATCTGCTTGACCACCGTGGCCGGGTTGGGCAGGATGACCGGCGTGGCCGGCACCAGCAACGAGCGCACCCGGTCGCCGAGCGGCTCGACCACGCCCGCCGTGCCTTCGCTGACGGTATTCACCAGCCGGGCCACGGACAGCCCCATGATGACCAGGGCCACCAGGAACACCGCCAACAGCCCCAGCAAAACGGCGCGCGCCCGCGAGCGCGGCGGGGTCTCGGTCTCAACCAACTCTTCTTTCGACATAATCGCTAAACCTCAATAAAACGTTCGGATAAATAGAATAATGAACTATACCACTATACACAATCTGACTGTGCCGGGCCTTAATCCTTTACGTCGCTTATATCAAGAGCGGCTTAAACCGGCCCTTACGGCTCACCCACTCCTTATTTGCCGCCACGCGCCGATGGGGGACAATTGCGCCCATGTTTGTGGCAACGTGCGTCATCACGCTGGAACTGGAGGGCGTGCGCTCATTAAAGGAAAAGCGCAGCATCGTCAAATCCGTCATCACGCGCTTGCAGCGCGAGTTCAATCTATCGGTGGCCGAAGTCGACCGGCAGGATGCCTGGGGCACGGCCGTCATCGGTCTGGCCGCCGTGGGCAACGACAAGGCCCACCTGCACCGCCTGCTGGAAAAGTCCGTGGCCTGGGTCGAGAGCCAGCGGCCCGACGCCCCCATCGCCGATTACAGCATCGAATTCCTCTAGCCCATGATCGTCCGTCTGCTCATCCTCTGGCTCCTGGGATTCGCCGCCGCGCCCGCCGCGCAGGACAACCCGCTGCGCCTCAGCGCGCGGGCCGGATATGATGGTCTATACGAAGACGTATTGGCCGTGCCGGTCGTCGTCTCGGCCGCCAACGACGGCCCGCCGGTCGAGGGCGAGTTGCAAGTCGTGGCCGCAACCGGCGGCGATGAACTCATCTTCAGCGCGCCCCTCTCCCTGCCCACCGGGGCCGACAAGCGCGTGCCCCTCATCGTCTACCTGCCCGCCTTCACCGACGAGGTCACCGTCCGGCTGGTCGTGGGCGGCGAAACGGCGGCGACGACGAGCAGCAACCAACTGCGCAACGTCGGCGAGGACACGCTCCTCTACGGCGTCATCACCCCCGACATGGGCGGCCTGGCCTTTCTGGAGACCATTCCCGGCGGGCGCGCCGACGCGGCCGTGGCCTTCCTGACGCCGGACGATCTGCCGGAAGTATCGAGCGCCTGGAACGCGCTCGACGTGCTCGTCCTCGACGACACCGATACCAGCCGTCTCACCGCCGGGCAGCGAAGCGCCCTGCGGGCCTGGGTCGAGAGCGGCGGCCAATTGGTCGTCACTGGTGGGCCGGGCGGGCCGACCACGGCCGCCGGAGTGGCCGACCTGCTGCCGGTCACCGTTGACGGTGTGACGACCCTGCCCGACTTGCCCGCCCTCAGCGACCACGCCGGGCTGTCCTTCGATGACCCCGGCCCCTTCGTTGTCACCACCAGTCGCCCCACCGCCGAGGGCGAGACGGTCATCGGTCAGGATGGGCTGCCGCTGCTGGCCCGGCGCTCGCTCGGCCGCGGCCGGGTCATCTTCCTGGCCCTCGACCCCAAGCTGGCCCCCTTGGCCGGCTGGGCCGGTGGCGCGGCCCTCTGGGGCGAACTGGCCGCCGGCGTGCTGCCCCTGCCGCCGTGGGCGGCCAGCATTCAGAACAGCTACTCGGCCATGCAATCCGTCGCCTACATCCCCGGCCTGCGCCTGCCATCGACGGGGCAACTGCTCTTCTTCCTGCTCCTCTACGCGCTCATCATCGGGCCGATCAATTACCTGATCCTGCGCCGGTTCAAGCGGCGCGAGTTGGCCTGGGTCACCATCCCCATCCTGATATTGGTCTTCAGCGCGGCCACCTTCCTGACCGGCTTCAGCACGCGCGGCAAAGCCGTCACCCTGAACGGGATGACCGTCGCCTTCGGCTCGGTGCGGGCCGAACGGCTGCGCGCCCAGACGGTGCTGGGCCTCTATTCGCCGCGCCGCGCCGAACATGACGTGGGGCTGCCCTATGACAGCAGCGCCTTCCCGTTCCAGGAAGGTTTTGGCGCGCTATTGGGCAGTGGCAATCTGGCGGCCATCGAACGGGCGGCCAATGTGACCCTGCGCGGCGTGCGCACCGACACCGGCCAGATGGCGGCCTTCATCGTCGAGAGCCACCCGCCCCGGCCGGCCATCGACGCCGCGGCCACGCTGGTTGACTACGACCGCGCGG is drawn from Candidatus Promineifilum breve and contains these coding sequences:
- a CDS encoding coproporphyrinogen-III oxidase family protein → MVDSPLVAEAARLYDAYRLDELPRALQRNSLDYYYLSVYPALPELRPLGPDDAPPYPATVNSAYVHVPFCSGVCDFCSYYLVAVGLGRRAAVGRYLEQARAEFDCHARHTTLDITYLYIGGGTPSLIPPAALENFLGHLAERRYLNPAAVGTLELHPEFFADEANAVRFLTILKRHGIGRVSVGYQASDEAVLRDSNRRHTTGFLGAALALLRAEGFLVNLDLMYGLPELSLDDWEVTLNDALAAAPDSISTYFLFVDRGTGLYERVRRGRVALPDHRHSQTQHLMAQLALQEAGYHELPNDFWARDVGDPATFRPARLPSAAATLPVGPGAYGYYSGAQVCNVFDLAEYGRRVAGGVSPLWRGHRLDDATALRRDVMFALKNDPYIDGSLFRTAYNTTPLAAFAPTMERLAALELITVEADRLRLTAKGRLCVEEIAWLFRDPAIGPAADAAGSALLLKHNFAPSYPPLVW
- a CDS encoding penicillin acylase family protein; the encoded protein is MSRGIKALLIILGVVGVLALIITGVWLWFTRQAHPKTEGEIRLAGLLEPVEIVRDVNGVAHIYANNTEDLFFAEGYTHAQERFWQMEFQRRTAAGRLSELFGETTLETDRYLRHFGFRQSSEGAYALLDAETKKAIDAYARGVNAYIADRRPAQLGLEFAILGLQGTEWEIEPWTPIDSLSWGYMMIFDQGGSPSEDMSIANMIGALGSERFNDLFPAFRDNRPTIIESSELGYLGQSDTTPLSRLNDAELSYLLDLSRAVAAGAGDLPPLLAQTMTPYGAGSNSYAISGERTATGGAILANDPHMGVMMPALWYQVGMHCRTKSDACPYEFRGYSLPGVPGILIGHNDRIAWGLTNAAFDAEDVFIERINPDNPNQYEVNGEWVDMEIRREEIAVQGWDKPDVIFVRQTRNGVVASDSLVNASRFGADDEGTQPYALTYAWTGLEPVQTVRAVQLIIRSQNWDDFLAAAEFFEAGKQNLLYADVDGNIGYVMPGKVPVRAGGDGTIPVPGWNDEFIWTGFIPYEDAPRVFNPAQGFIVTANNPQVRAEDYPHFLGLSQDRGQRAQRITELILADTDLINLQDVQAIQTDNGSISALEVIPYLRQLTIDDPAVAAARDRLVGWSGQMHRDSAEAALYNIFWVRLINNTYNDELLPDYYPDGKDNTADSMYHILQDPQIGWWDDVRTADITETRDDILLRSLTEAHAEGITTLGEDMDAWKWGDLHTITFRNATLGSSGIGFIENIFNRGPLPTSGSESVPQKTCWNANNGFAVTCIPAMRQIIDLGNLDNSLMIHSVGQSGHPMHPHYDDLIETWRNLQYNPSNWSREAAEGGEHELLVLEPSGG
- a CDS encoding DUF4230 domain-containing protein is translated as MSKEELVETETPPRSRARAVLLGLLAVFLVALVIMGLSVARLVNTVSEGTAGVVEPLGDRVRSLLVPATPVILPNPATVVKQINDLSRLETASYEMEKVVTADAEQDGLLGMLLGESMVFIAYGKVYAGVDFSRMVAADMVVVDPDTVMVHLPPAEIFADIPVLDNDRSFVADRDTGLLTQADPELETQVRQAAEASIREAAQSSDILTRANNNAQTYMRNFLSGLGFTEVIFTPDTPPAVAPYQQEIPKGYYLLPTATPAP
- a CDS encoding DUF503 domain-containing protein, with the protein product MFVATCVITLELEGVRSLKEKRSIVKSVITRLQREFNLSVAEVDRQDAWGTAVIGLAAVGNDKAHLHRLLEKSVAWVESQRPDAPIADYSIEFL
- a CDS encoding DUF7408 domain-containing protein, whose amino-acid sequence is MIVRLLILWLLGFAAAPAAQDNPLRLSARAGYDGLYEDVLAVPVVVSAANDGPPVEGELQVVAATGGDELIFSAPLSLPTGADKRVPLIVYLPAFTDEVTVRLVVGGETAATTSSNQLRNVGEDTLLYGVITPDMGGLAFLETIPGGRADAAVAFLTPDDLPEVSSAWNALDVLVLDDTDTSRLTAGQRSALRAWVESGGQLVVTGGPGGPTTAAGVADLLPVTVDGVTTLPDLPALSDHAGLSFDDPGPFVVTTSRPTAEGETVIGQDGLPLLARRSLGRGRVIFLALDPKLAPLAGWAGGAALWGELAAGVLPLPPWAASIQNSYSAMQSVAYIPGLRLPSTGQLLFFLLLYALIIGPINYLILRRFKRRELAWVTIPILILVFSAATFLTGFSTRGKAVTLNGMTVAFGSVRAERLRAQTVLGLYSPRRAEHDVGLPYDSSAFPFQEGFGALLGSGNLAAIERAANVTLRGVRTDTGQMAAFIVESHPPRPAIDAAATLVDYDRAVEVIVRNGTAETLEDAVILYGTAQTGVGDLAPGAQTAVRLELSAMLPQPTPDPLFPSAIIIPDPLLNDPSLILGTVDYFSDPQAYPRWQLIQARIGGDTPNPAALPDPGEVVTLGGWLAGSPLEVTAGAPAERLGATLLLLEIPVQEGSGQ